The Aquipuribacter hungaricus sequence CCCGAGCACGCCCGCGGCCGCCGTCCCGAGGACGAGGGCCGCGACGAGGCGGACCGTCCGACGGACCTCGACGCCCTCGCGTGACCGCCCGGCCGCCGCTGGTCGTCCTGCTGCGGCACGGCGAGACCGGCTGGAACGCCGAGGGGCGGTTCCAGGGCCAGCTGGACACCGACCTCAGCGCGACCGGCCGGGGCCAGGCCACCGCGGCGGGGCAGGCGCTGGCGGGGGCGACCGCGGGCCGGCGGCTGCTCCTGCGCACCAGCGACCTCGGCCGGGCGCGCGACACCGCCGCCGCGGTCACCGCCGCCACCGGGGTGGCCGCCGTCCCCGACCCCCGGCTGCGCGAGATCGCGGCAGGGCGCTGGCAGGGCCTGCTCCACGAGCAGATCGCCGCGCTGGACCCGGAGGCGTTCCGCGCCTGGCGGGCCGGCGACGACGTCGTCCTGGGCGGCGGGGAGAGCCCCGGCCGCTGCGGCGCCCGGGTCCGTGACGCCGTGCTCGAGCACGCCGCCCCCCTGGCAGACGGGGACGTCCTCGTCGTCGTGGGCCACGGCGCCAGCACCCGCGCCGGCGTCGCCCTGCTCCTCGGGCAGCCGGACCTGCGTCGTGTGCTCGTGCCCCTGGGCAACACCGGCACCGCGGTGCTGTCGCCGCTGGCGACCGGGTGGCGGCTGCTCGGCTGGAACGTGCCGCCGTCGGCGCTGGGGGAGCTGCTCGACCGCCGCGCGGACCCCTCGGCGGCCCTGGCATGAGCCCTGACCAGCGGTTTCGTCGCTCGGGCGTCGATCCCCTATACTCTCCGACGCGGGGCTGTGGCGCAGCTGGTAGCGCACCTCCATGGCATGGAGGGGGTCAGGGGTTCGAATCCCCTCAGCTCCACCCCGGACCGACGGCGGCCCACCCACGGTGGGCCGCCGTCGTCGTCCCCGGGGGGCGTCCGCCGCTCCCCGCCCGGCGGCCGGGGTGAGCGCACCGGCCACGGGAGCCCCGCCGTTCCGGCTCCGCTCGGTCGCCCTGAGCGGCTACGGCCCCACCATCGTCAGCGCCCTCGGCCACGG is a genomic window containing:
- a CDS encoding histidine phosphatase family protein, with amino-acid sequence MTARPPLVVLLRHGETGWNAEGRFQGQLDTDLSATGRGQATAAGQALAGATAGRRLLLRTSDLGRARDTAAAVTAATGVAAVPDPRLREIAAGRWQGLLHEQIAALDPEAFRAWRAGDDVVLGGGESPGRCGARVRDAVLEHAAPLADGDVLVVVGHGASTRAGVALLLGQPDLRRVLVPLGNTGTAVLSPLATGWRLLGWNVPPSALGELLDRRADPSAALA